From a single Francisella halioticida genomic region:
- a CDS encoding transposase family protein, protein MDIIEALKKIEDPRQQGKIDYSLVNILFISICAIFNSAETWEDIVMYAKYREDWLSKYIDMSTGIPS, encoded by the coding sequence TTGGACATAATAGAAGCTTTAAAAAAGATAGAAGACCCGAGGCAACAGGGTAAAATAGATTACTCATTAGTAAATATACTTTTCATATCAATATGTGCAATTTTTAATAGTGCTGAGACATGGGAAGATATTGTAATGTACGCTAAATATAGAGAAGATTGGCTATCTAAATACATTGATATGTCCACTGGGATTCCAAGTTAG
- a CDS encoding DMT family transporter, whose protein sequence is MLIASTIQLIILVAIFKPNYSGIHYSILSLFSLLYLGVFCAGIVYFLYASLIKLTGPVFTSFTNYLVPLFGVVFGILINHNPSNFTIWIALVIILFAVSLNYIIRH, encoded by the coding sequence ATTCTTATCGCTTCAACTATACAATTAATTATATTAGTAGCTATATTTAAACCTAATTATAGTGGTATTCATTACTCAATACTTTCTTTATTTTCATTATTATATTTAGGAGTTTTTTGTGCAGGAATTGTTTATTTTCTATATGCGTCTCTTATAAAGCTTACTGGCCCAGTATTTACGTCCTTCACTAACTATCTTGTACCTTTATTTGGAGTTGTTTTTGGTATTTTAATAAATCATAATCCATCTAATTTCACTATTTGGATTGCTTTAGTAATTATTCTTTTTGCAGTTAGTTTGAACTATATAATTAGACACTAA
- a CDS encoding DMT family transporter, whose product MKMLKKYSLLIAIGLIWGSQFIFQKEAIESFPPILIAFARSLIGCIVLCSVCYFFKLKSNSFKKDFAIYSLISFLEATMPFMLIPWWQKFTSPSITAVLTGTIPFFVVLLGPLVIRSKITLSNILSISIGFIGLIVLFYPDLVSQNHSFNILGILAILIATTSFALALLLLSKFCFHDTPLL is encoded by the coding sequence ATGAAAATGCTAAAAAAATATTCTCTATTAATTGCTATAGGGCTTATCTGGGGATCACAATTTATTTTCCAAAAGGAGGCTATCGAGAGCTTTCCTCCTATATTAATAGCTTTTGCAAGATCGTTAATTGGCTGTATAGTACTTTGTAGTGTTTGTTATTTTTTTAAACTAAAATCAAACTCTTTTAAGAAGGATTTTGCCATATACTCATTAATATCTTTTTTAGAAGCTACTATGCCATTTATGTTAATACCTTGGTGGCAAAAGTTCACGAGTCCATCAATTACAGCTGTTTTGACTGGAACAATTCCTTTCTTTGTTGTTTTGCTAGGGCCTTTAGTCATAAGGTCAAAAATCACTTTATCAAATATATTGAGCATTTCTATAGGATTTATTGGTCTTATAGTACTTTTTTACCCTGATTTAGTATCTCAAAATCATTCTTTTAATATATTAGGTATATTAGCTATATTAATAGCAACAACATCTTTTGCTTTAGCTTTACTGTTATTAAGTAAATTCTGTTTTCATGATACTCCTCTATTATAG
- a CDS encoding epoxyqueuosine reductase QueH has protein sequence MDALAASDIDVTIFFYNPNIHPTEEYIIRKEENKRYADKLGMAFIDADYDKDNWFNLAKGMENEPEKGIRCTMCFDMRFVKTAEYASKNAFTLISSTLGISKWKNMEQINTSGKKAASLFENIQYWDLNWRKKGGSYRMLEISKKEKFYQQEYCGCAYSLRDTNKWRTENGKEKIKRGIKYYSS, from the coding sequence ATGGATGCATTAGCTGCGTCAGATATAGATGTCACTATTTTCTTTTATAACCCAAACATTCATCCAACAGAAGAATATATAATAAGGAAAGAAGAAAATAAAAGATATGCTGATAAGTTAGGTATGGCATTTATTGATGCTGACTATGACAAAGATAACTGGTTTAACTTAGCTAAAGGCATGGAAAATGAACCAGAAAAAGGTATCAGATGTACAATGTGTTTTGATATGAGGTTTGTCAAAACTGCTGAATATGCTAGCAAGAATGCTTTTACACTCATATCTAGTACATTAGGGATTTCTAAGTGGAAAAATATGGAACAGATAAATACATCAGGTAAAAAAGCAGCATCTTTATTTGAAAACATTCAGTATTGGGACTTAAACTGGCGTAAAAAAGGAGGTTCTTATAGGATGTTGGAAATATCTAAGAAAGAAAAATTCTATCAGCAGGAATATTGTGGTTGTGCATATAGCCTGAGAGATACTAATAAATGGCGAACTGAAAATGGTAAAGAAAAAATTAAAAGAGGCATTAAATACTACTCAAGCTAA